One window of Streptomyces sp. SUK 48 genomic DNA carries:
- a CDS encoding TraR/DksA C4-type zinc finger protein — protein sequence MVARESAKKAVAGRTGTERTTADRTGADRAAAKKAAEEGDGKAVARKAAAEKGATVKPVLEQTGAADEAAAHPVARKTAARRTPEKRAAAGKTAAAAHGTAAAEKSAAGKPAARKAAKKTPATKSAAKETAAKDTATGDAAAGGTAAKHATAAGTAAGKAAKSAARTAEPDEKSTAKKAGAARAAKQTGATKVVAKKTPGTATADDTAVPKARLAAADPGELAVRPGEDPWTGQEVAEARAELQSEMERLRREISSSEESLVGLMRDSGDGAGDDQADTGTKNITREHELALAANAREMLTQTERALERLDAGTYGLCDNCGNPIGKARMQAFPRATLCVECKQKQERRS from the coding sequence ATGGTGGCGAGAGAGAGCGCGAAGAAGGCCGTGGCCGGGAGGACGGGTACCGAGAGAACCACCGCCGACAGGACCGGCGCCGACAGGGCGGCGGCGAAGAAGGCGGCCGAGGAGGGGGACGGGAAGGCGGTGGCCAGAAAGGCCGCCGCCGAGAAGGGAGCCACCGTGAAGCCGGTCCTGGAGCAGACGGGCGCGGCCGACGAGGCCGCCGCCCACCCGGTGGCGAGGAAGACGGCCGCCAGGCGGACGCCGGAGAAGAGGGCGGCGGCCGGGAAGACCGCGGCGGCCGCGCATGGGACGGCCGCGGCGGAGAAGTCGGCGGCCGGGAAACCGGCGGCCAGGAAGGCGGCGAAGAAGACGCCCGCCACGAAGAGCGCCGCCAAGGAGACGGCGGCCAAGGACACGGCGACCGGGGACGCGGCGGCCGGCGGTACGGCGGCCAAGCACGCCACCGCGGCGGGAACCGCCGCCGGGAAGGCCGCGAAGAGCGCGGCCCGCACGGCGGAGCCGGACGAGAAGAGCACGGCCAAGAAGGCGGGCGCGGCACGGGCCGCGAAGCAGACAGGAGCCACGAAGGTGGTTGCGAAGAAGACCCCTGGCACGGCCACGGCGGACGACACCGCCGTTCCCAAGGCGCGCCTCGCCGCGGCGGACCCCGGCGAGCTGGCGGTGCGCCCCGGCGAGGACCCCTGGACCGGGCAGGAGGTCGCCGAGGCGCGTGCGGAGCTCCAGTCCGAGATGGAGCGGCTGCGGCGGGAGATCAGCTCGTCCGAGGAGTCTCTGGTCGGCCTGATGCGCGACTCCGGGGACGGTGCGGGCGACGACCAGGCCGACACCGGGACCAAGAACATCACCCGCGAGCACGAGCTGGCGCTGGCCGCCAACGCGCGCGAGATGCTCACCCAGACCGAACGCGCGCTCGAACGGCTGGACGCGGGCACCTACGGCCTGTGCGACAACTGCGGCAATCCCATCGGCAAGGCCCGGATGCAGGCGTTCCCGCGGGCCACCCTCTGCGTGGAGTGCAAGCAGAAGCAGGAACGCCGCTCCTGA
- the lspA gene encoding signal peptidase II, with the protein MAEAERIINTPDTPEDGAHRTPEHAPAQERTGRGRRIAVLFAVAAFAYALDLISKTLVVAKLEGHAPIKLVGNLLELNAIRNPGAAFGFGAAFTVIFTVIAAAVIVVIMRLARKLYSFPWAVALGLLLGGALGNLTDRIFRAPGVFEGQVVDFIAPKGFAIFNLADSAIVCGGILIVLLSFRGLDPDGTVHKD; encoded by the coding sequence GTGGCAGAGGCGGAGCGCATCATCAATACGCCGGACACCCCGGAGGACGGCGCACATCGGACCCCGGAGCACGCCCCGGCGCAGGAGCGGACCGGCCGTGGCCGCCGGATCGCCGTGCTGTTCGCCGTGGCCGCGTTCGCCTACGCGCTCGACCTGATCAGCAAGACGCTGGTGGTGGCCAAGCTGGAGGGCCACGCTCCGATCAAGCTCGTCGGGAACCTGCTGGAACTGAACGCCATCCGCAACCCGGGCGCCGCCTTCGGCTTCGGCGCGGCCTTCACCGTGATCTTCACGGTGATCGCCGCCGCGGTGATCGTCGTGATCATGCGGCTGGCCCGCAAGCTCTACAGCTTCCCCTGGGCCGTCGCGCTCGGCCTGCTGCTCGGCGGCGCGCTCGGCAACCTCACCGACCGGATCTTCCGCGCCCCCGGGGTGTTCGAGGGCCAGGTCGTGGACTTCATCGCGCCCAAGGGCTTCGCGATCTTCAACCTCGCCGACTCGGCGATCGTGTGCGGCGGCATCCTGATCGTGCTGCTGTCCTTCCGCGGTCTGGACCCGGACGGCACGGTCCACAAGGACTGA